From the Candidatus Nanopelagicus hibericus genome, the window TCTAGGTGTGTACTCTGAATCTGATTCATTGACATCAGGTGGCAAAACCTTGATGCCCATGCGCCGACACTCATTTAAATACAAAGCGCTTTTGTCCTTATCATCCCGCACGCTTGTGAGCAGTGCTGCCATATATTCGGCTGGGTAATTGGCCTTTAAATATGCGGTCCAAAAGGAAAGTAGGCCATATCCAGCACTGTGTGCTCTATTAAAGGCGTAATCAGAGAATGGAATCAGTGTTTGCCAGAGTTTTTCGATTGCATCATCTGAAAATTTATTACTCTTCATGCCTGCTTCAAAGTGAACTTTTTCTTTATCAAGTATCTTTTTGTCTTTTTTACCCATCGCTTTTCGAAGCAGATCTGCTCGCCCTAAAGTAAAACCAGCAACTTTTTGAGCAATAGCTAATACTTGCTCCTGGTAAACAATCAGCCCATAGGTATCCTTCAATATTTCATTTAATGGTTTATCTAGCTCTGCATGGATACCGGCAGGGGTTTTACGCCCATTCTTGTAATCTGCGTATTTGTTATGTGAATCCTCACCCATGGGACCTGGGCGATAAAGCGCAATCACCGCAGCAATATCTTCAAAACTATCAGGTGCCATTGATCTAAGTAATGATCTAATCGGGGCGCTATCCAATTGGAATACCCCTAGGGTGTCACCTCTTGATAGTAATTCAAAAGTTTTCTTGTCCTTAAGTTCCAACTCCTCGAGCACAACCTTCTTGCCTAGATTCTTTTCAATATTTATTAAGCAGTCATCTAATACAGATAGGTTCCTTAAACCCAAAAAGTCCATTTTTAACAAACCGGTGGCTTCGCAGGCACCCATATCAAACTGGGTGATAATCGCCCCGTCAGCCTCACGCCTATGAATTGGAATTACATCAAGCAGTGGCTCTTTACTTAAAATTACACCAGCTGCATGCACACCCCACTGGCGCTTCAAGCCTTCAATTCCTAAGGCAGTGTCAACTATTTTCTTGGAATCAAGATCAGACTCATAGAGGTTTCTAAATTCACTAGCCTCGCCATACCGATCATTATCCATATTAAATATGCCAGTTAATGAAATGTCCTTACCCATTATTGAAGGTGGCAAAGTCTTGGTTAACTTCTCGCCTAACGCATATGGATATCCAAGAACTCGCGTGGAATCTTTGATTGCCTGTTTAGATTTTATAGTGCCGTAGGTAATGATTTGGGCAACCCGATCATCCCCATATTTTGTCGTGGCGTATTGAATCATCTCTGATCTTCGACGCTCATCAAAGTCAAGATCGATATCTGGCATAGAGATACGCTCTGGATTTAAGAATCGCTCAAACAGCAATCCAAATTTAATCGGATCAAGCCCAGTGACGCCTAGTGAGTAAGAAACTAATGATCCTGCCGCAGAGCCGCGACCAGGGCCAACTCTGATTCCAACCTCTCTGGCATGTTTACAAAGATCTGCTACCACTAGGAAATAGCCAGGAAAACCCATTTTTATCATGACATCTAATTCAAAATTGAGTCGCTGCAAATACTCATCTGGTATCTGCCCATTCATTCGATCTGATAATCCTTGATTAGCCAGTTTTCGCAGCCAGCTATCTTCACTTTCTCCTGCTGGGACCGAAAACCTAGGTAATAAATTTTCACCTTCCCGCATTGTAGTTTCGCAACGCTCAGCGATAAGCAGAGTGTTGTCACACGCCTGTGGGTAATCCTTGAATAACTGGCGCATCTGTGCCGCACTCTTTAGATAAAACTCCGAGTTTTCAAATTTAAATCGCTTGGGGTCGGCAATAGTTGCGCCAGATTGAATACATAGCAGCACCTCATGTGCTGCTGCGTCCTTGTGGTGGGTATAGTGAAGATCATTGGTTGCAAGTAAAGGTAAATTTAATTCTTTGCCTAATTTTATTAAATCTGCGAATACTCGCTTTTCGATATCAATTCCATGATCCATTAACTCAAGATAAAAGTTGTTTGCCCCAAAAATCTCCCGCATTCCAGCCGCAGCATTCACCGCTTCCTGATATGCACCCATTCTTAATCTGGTCTGAATCTCACCACCAGGACATCCGGTAGTTGCAATAATTCCGTTTGAATATTTTGCCAATAACTCTTTATCAACTCGGGGCTTGTAATAAAACCCCTCCAGCGATGCCAGAGATGAAAGTTTAAACAGATTAGAGAGCCCCTGATTATTTTCAGCAAGCAATGTCATGTGCGTGTAAGCACCACCTGCGGAGACATCATCCTCTCCCCCTTCAGCCCATTTGACGCGCCGTTTATCAAATCGAGATTCGGGGGCGACATAAGCTTCAATTCCAATTATTGGCTTTACACCCGCCGCTTTTGCTGTTTTATGAAACTCAAAGGCACCAAATACATTTCCATGATCTGTCATTGCAATCGCCGGCATCTTTTGGCGAGCGACCTCGGTAACTAACTCTGAAATTTTTGCAGCGCCATCTAACATCGAATACTCGGTGTGCACATGAAGATGCACAAAATTTTCCGAGTCTTTCAAGTTTTCCGGTGAATTAGACATGGGTGGTGAGATTACTACTGCAAATTATTTCTAGCGGGAAATATCAGAAAGTATCTGTAATGAGCGTGTCAGATCCTCGGGGTAGTCGGCGGTAAATGAGAGTCGCTCACCGCTCGCCGGATGGGTAAAACCCAATTCCTTGGCATGTAGCCAAGGCCTGCTAATTCCCAGCCTTGTTGCCAGCGCCGGATCTGCGCCGTAGGTCAGATCCCCAACTAATGGGTGATGCAATGCAGAAAAATGCACTCGAATCTGATGAGTCCGCCCAGTCTCAAGTTCAATCTCAAGTGAGGTTACTGCTGGAAAGACCTCTAAAGTTTTGTAATGGGTGATGCTTGGTTTGCCATTAGCAACGACAGCAAACCGATAATCCTCTCTTGGATGACGATCAATTGGTGCATCTATTGTGCCAACTGTTGGATCCATATGTCCTTGCACTAAGGCGTGATAAACCTTGGAGACAGTTCTTTGCCTAAATTGATCTTTCAGATGTGCATAAGCAATTTCGTTTTTTGCAACTACCATCAAACCCGATGTACCCACATCTAATCGATGAACTACCCCTTGCCTTTCCGCGGCACCGGAGGTTGCAAGTTGATATCCAGCTGCAAATATTGCGCCAACCACTGTTGCACCTTTCCAGCCAGGGCTTGGGTGAGCGGCGATACCAACTGGTTTATTAATTACAATTAAATACTCATCATCAAAAACTACCTTTAAGCCATCTATTGGTGTGGCAGTTAATTTTGCCTCACCTTTGACCGCTGGTAGCAGAATTTCTAATTGGTCGCCAGCTATCACCCGGTCTGATTTACCAACTACTTTGCCACTTTTTGATACCTCGCCAGCATCAATCAGTCCGACGATTACATTACGTGAAAGGCCCAATAATCTTGAAAGTGCTGCATCAACTCGTTCTTGATTTAGGCCCTCGGGGATAGAAAGATTTTTCACCTCGCGCTCGCTCACCGATCATCTCCCTTATTACTAAATTTGATGTTTTTCCAGCTCAGCCATATAATGAGAATTGCAGCAGAAACCACTGACATATCAGCAATATTAAAGATCGGCCAATTTGGAATCTGTATCCAATCTACTACCTCACCTTGTAATCCACCTGGTGGTCGAAAAATGCGATCACTCAGATTGCCAAATATGCCACCGAGGGCAAGGCCCAGCGCAATTGCCCACCCGGTTGAGGTTACTTTACGGCCATAATAAAAAATAGCCGCTGCAACTATTATCGAAAAAGTTGATAAAAAGATTGTTCCACTAGTGGCAAGGCTAAAGGCAGCACCTGAATTAAAAGTGAGTTTAAATTGTAGAAGTGAACCAATTACTTTCCTTGGTTCATCGGATAAGTACTCAATGGCAAGGGTTTTGGTTAAATAGTCTGAAGCAAAAACCATCAAAGCAATTGCTGCTAACCATTTTCGCTGAATTATGTTCAGCGTCGTTCCTCCTTTTGCTTACAAACCATGCAAAGTGTTGCGCGTGGGAAAACCTGTAATCTCGCTTTGCCAATAAAGTTTCCGCACTCTTCACATTTCCCATATGTCTTGTTTTCAATCCGGTCTAGTGCTCGTTCAGTCTGCTGCACCATATCTCTTGCGTTGTATACCAAAGACATTTCATGTTCGCGTTCAAAAGTTTTTGCTCCGGCATCGGCCTGGTCATCACCAGCGCCAACACCAGCTGCTTCAACCAAGTCTTCCATCTCTGCCTCGGCGATCTCCAATTCTTTTTGTAATCTAATTAAATCTTTGGCAAGTTCAGATTTAATACTTCGAAGCTCAGTGGCATTCCAGGCATTTTCGGTAGCAGCTGCCACTAACGGTGCTGGGGCCCCTTTTATTGGTTTTAATGCTGCTGCCTTCTTCGATTTCAATACCGGCCTTGGTGGTGGTGGCATCATCAATCGTTTTTCTACAACCACCGCCTGCGCATTAGCATTTGGCATTGTTGAAGTAACGGAAATTGTTGTAGAAGATCCAGAGGTTGAAGTTTGCAACTTTGCTGGAAACGGCTTACCAGGTCCCTTTTTAAAATTCGATTTTTTCGACAGTGATGGTTTTACAATGTTAGGTGATCGTTTGGCAATCTTCTTTACGCTTTTTTTAGCAGTAGGTTTCTTTACAGAACTCTTTGGATTGCCCTTTTTGGCAGTTGACTTAGCCGGTTTTTTCACCGATGATTTCGAACTTTTTTTTGCAGATTTCTTAAATAACTTCCTGATAGCCACAATACCCCCTGGAGGGGCAAAGGTTATGGCTTGGCCGAAGTAATTACCAACCGCCACCCCCGTGTGAAAATATTAGAGACCAATAAAAGGTTAGCCCCCGCGTTAGAATGTAGGGTGGATATGAATAAGCAGCGCGAAATCAATACTTTATCTGCGCAAATCGATCTTCCTGCCATGGAAGCAGAGATCTTAGATTTTTGGGCACAGAATCAAATTTTCGAGAAATCTGTAACCAATCGAGATGGTTCACCTCGTTGGAGTTTCTATGAAGGCCCCCCAACTGCAAACGGCATGCCTGGAACTCATCACATAGAAGCACGTGTCTTTAAAGATCTCTTTCCACGATTTCAAACCATGAAGGGCAAACAGGTAATTCGCAAAGCTGGTTGGGACTGCCATGGTTTGCCAGTTGAAATTGCGGTAGAAAAAGAGTTGGGATTCACCGGCAAGGCAGATATTGAAAAGTTTGGTGTTGCAGCATTTAATGAAAAATGTAGAGAATCAGTGCAACGCCACGTAAATGAGTTTACGGATATGACAAAGCGCATGGGCTTCTGGGTTGATTTTGATGATGCTTACTGGACTATGTCGCCGGAATATATCGAAAGCGTTTGGTGGTCTTTGCAGCAGATCTGGAATAAAGGATTGTTGGTACAAGATCATCGCGTAGCACCTTACTGCCCAAGGTGTGGAACAGGACTTTCAGATCATGAATTAGCCCAAGGCTATGAAACTATTAAAGACCCTTCAGTTTATGTCCGCATGCCAGCAACCTCTGGCAAGTTAGCCGAATTAAAAGCGAGTTTGTTAATTTGGACAACCACACCTTGGACACTAGTTTCAAATACTGCAGTTGCAGTAAATCCAAAGGTCGAGTACCAAGTTGTTGAAGTAAAAATCGATGAAAAAAGTGAACGATTGGTGGTAGCTAGCGATTTATCTGCCATATTAGGTGAAGACAGAAAAGTTGTTGCCACTTTTATGGGTAAAGATCTAGAACACACTAAATATGCCAGGCCCTTTGATTTTGTCGAAATCAAGGATTCACACTTTGTAGTTTTGGCGGATTATGTGACTGTGGAAGATGGCACAGGTTTAGTTCATCAGTCACCAGCATTTGGCGCTGATGATTTAGAGGTTTGTCGTAAATACAACTTACCGGTAGTAAATCCAGTAAACCCTGATGGGCATTTCCACCAAGATGTGCCATTAATTGGTGGTGTGTTTTTTAAAGATTCAGATAAAGCATTAATCAAAGATCTAAAAAGTCGAGGATTACTCTTTAAAAGTACCCAGTTTGAGCACTCCTACCCACACTGTTGGCGCTGCCATACCGCGTTAATGTATTACGCCCAACCATCTTGGTATGTGAAAACAACTGCGGTTAAAAGCGAACTTCTACGAGAGAATGCAAAAACGGATTGGCATCCAGAAACTATTAAAAATGGCAGATTTGGCGACTGGTTAAACAACAACATCGATTGGGCAGTTTCTCGCAACCGTTATTGGGGAACTCCGCTGCCAATTTGGCGATGCGAAAATAAACATGATATTTGCGTGGGTTCACTTGCGGAATTGAGTAAGTTAGCAGGCAAAGAGCTCAGCACACTCGATCCGCATCGACCATTTGTCGATGATATTAAATTCAAATGTAATCAATGCTCCGCAACTATGCAGCGGGTAGCAGAGGTGATTGATTGCTGGTATGACTCAGGTGCTATGCCTTTTGCCCAGTGGGGGTATCCACACAAAGCGGGATCTACCCAGCAGTTTGAATCTGCTTATCCAGCCGATTTTATTTGCGAGGCAATTGATCAAACCCGTGGGTGGTTTTACACACTAATGACCATCGGCACATTGGTTTTTGATAAATCCTCTTATAAAACAGTTTTATGCCTTGGCCACATATTAGATAAAGATGGCAGAAAGATGAGTAAGCACTTAGGAAATGTGCTTGAACCAATGCCACTACTAAATCAACACGGTGCGGACGCAGTGCGCTGGTATATGTTGGCTGCTGGCTCACCGTGGAGTGCCAGGCGAGTTGGCCATGATGCAATCACTGATGTTGTTAGGAAGACTCTTCTAACCTACTGGAACACCATCTCTTTCTTCACCCTTTATGCCAAAGCTGCAAACTTCAAAGTAACGGCTCTCTCCGAGGATTTAACTCTGATGGATAAGTGGATAATTTCAGAGGTAAATAAATTAGTTGTCGCCGTTGACCTTTCCCTGGAGAATTTTGATTCACAAACTGCAGGCTCAGTGATTGCAAATTTCATCGATGATTTATCAAACTGGTATGTAAGGCGTTCTCGGCGGCGATTTTGGGATGGTGATGAGGTTGCGCTTAATACTCTCTACTACTGCTTGAAAAACCTCACCTTGTTGCTGGCACCAATGGTGCCATTCATTTCAGAACATGTTTGGCAAAATTTGATTAAGGTTGCACAATCAGATCAAGTCGATTCTATTCACTTAGCCAACTTTCCAACTGCTAATAAATCAATGATTGATGAAAATCTTTCTGCCGCGGTTGCGCTCTCTCGCCGCTTAGTTGAGCTTGGGCGCTCGGCACGGGCTGAATCTGGTGTAAAGATCCGCCAGCCATTATCCAGGGCGCTGGTCTCGGCCCCTGGCTGGGAAAAACTCTCAGTTGAAATCAAATCTCATATCGCCGAAGAATTAAATATTTTAAAGCTTGATGACATCCATGTAGCAGGCACTGATTTGGTTGATATATCGGTGAAAGCTAATTTTCGAACCCTTGGTGAAAAGTTTGGTGCCGATGTTCAGACAATTGCTAAAACCATCGCTGCCACTGACCATGGCGCCTTAGTGAAGGATTTACGTAAAAACACCGCTCACACTCTTACGGTCAAATTATCCTCAGGTGAAAAATCAGCCCAGATCACATTGGATGATTTAATTATTACTGAAACTCCACGAAGTGGCTGGTCAGTTGCATCACACGCGGGTGAGAATTTGGCGCTTGACCTCACTCTGACACCTGAGTTAATAAATGCTGGATTAGTCCGTGAGGTCATACGAGCGATTCAAGAGGAGCGAAAGAATATTGGATTAGATATTAGTGATCGAATTACTGTTAAATGGAATGCCCCAGAATCCACATCCGATGCTATTTCAGCAGCGATAGAAGAAATTAGTGCTGAGGTGCTTGCCACCACTATGGTTCAAGTTAAATCTGAAAGCAACAAGAGTAATGAATTAGGTTTGTGGCTAAATCTGGTTAAGAATTAAAGAATTATCACCAATCGCATAAGCAGTTGAACCACAAAAAAGACCACGATAAAAGATAGATCAAGTGAGATTCCACCTAATCTAAGTGGTGGAACGAATTGCCTGACAAAATTGAGCGGCTTATCCGTGATGGTATAAACCAACTCAGCTAATGCAAGAAATACACCCCGCGGTCTAAAATTAGGTGAGAATATCCGAATGTAATCCAGAATTAAACGTGCGATTAAAGCTATTAAAAAAAGATTCAGCGCCCAATAAATTAGACCTACTACTGCGCCCATTACCTTTAAGTTGGATCAGCTTTGATTAAAGAAACTTGCTTGCGCCGCGGAATTTCTATCTTCAACACTTACAGAAACATTTGGTGGTGTTAACAAAAATACCTTAGGGGTAACTTTCTCAATTTTTCCGTTGTGACCAAATACTAAACCCGAGGCAAAATCAATTAAGCGTTTGCGCTCTGTATCTTCGGCTTCACTTAAATTCATAATTACTGGCTTGCCTTCACGATAATGCTCACCAATTAATCGAACCTCGCTATAGGTGCGTGGTGTTAGCGAAATGATATGGTCCACAACTTTGTTTGCATCTACATGTGGTAGTAACTCAACATTAGATTTAGCAGCTGGCTTGCTATTGGCGCGAACTAACCTTGGTGCACGTTGCGTAAGTTGGTCTGTTCCGTGATCCAACTCTTCCTCATCCATCAATCCGAGGTATCCAGCGACTTTCTTAAATGCATTAGCCATGGCTTAAATCTATGTGATCTACGCTCGATTACCGAGGATTGAACTGCCAATTCGCAGATGTGTCGCACCATATTCAAGAGCCATTTCATAATCGCCACTCATCCCTGCCGATAGCGATTTGGCTGCGTTAAAGGTTGCCTTAAAATCATTGTGAATGCCCTGTAATCTGCCAAAAGCCCTCGGCAGATCTCCAGAAACTGGTGCCACAGCCATCAAGCCCTTGATTGAAATGTTCGGCAACTGACCAATCTCTGTAGCCAGAGTGATTAATTTTTGGGGATCTACTCCCCCACGAGATTCTGGCGGATGATCAAGAGATACTTGGATGAAAATTGATTTAAATTTACCAGCTGAATTTTCTGAAATAATTTTGGCGTACTTGAATTGATCAACTGAGTGAATATAACTCGCCCAATTGGTAATTGATTTCAATTTGTTGCTCTGAATCCCCCCTTGAAAATGCCAGTTGATATCTGCTGGCAATTGGCCAACCTTTACTGCGGCCTCTTGGTCGCGATTTTCACCAAACTCTCTCACCCCAAGTGAATACAAAATCTCTAAATCAGATAGTGGAAAGGTTTTTGTGACAACTATTAAGGTAATTTCATCGATACTTCGATTCCATCTCTTGGCAGCGCTGGCAATGCGCTCTTTGACCTGCTCAAGATTTCTTGAAATCTCATCGACTCGATTCATAAGCTGATCACTCCAACTTGCCTGCCTGCTTCACCATGTGCTCGGTATGAGAAGTAGTCAGAGTTTTCTTTAGTACAAATTCCAAGATTTGAAAGAGGTAGGTCAGATAACTGCTGCGCCAATCCGGCGTATAGATTTAAATAATTTTGCTTTCCACCGGTTGCTGGGTGGAGTTTGGTTATATCTGCATACATCTGGGCATCAACCTCATAGCAATTCCCACAGATGTGTGGTCCCACTACTCCAGTTATATTGTTAGAACCCAACTCCCGCATTTTTTTCACTGCATTGACCGCAACCTCATTGAGTAATCCTTTTCTGCCAACATGAACCGCCGCCACCGCCTGGCTTGAAATTAGAAGTAGAGGGATGCAATCTGCAACTCTAACCGCCAGGGCAATATCTTTATTTGTGCACACTAAACCATCTGCGCCAGGTGTGGTTCCTATCTGATCAACCACCGCAATCTCGTTACTATGAGTTTGCGACATAAATTGAACTTGTTTATTTAATAACTCTTCCAACTTATCTTTTTCGCTTTGATTAACTGGATCTGCAAGTGAGCCAAAATTTCTAGATGTAAAAAGCAGCCGAGCCATTTCGGCTACTACCGCATGAAATCAGGGATATCGATCTCATCTTCTGCGACTAACTCTTCAAAGGTAATCCGCTTACGTGGCCGATCTGCAGCACCAACATTTAGATCAAGGGCAACAGCCAACGGATCATTGGCAGCGATTGGATCTGCCTCACCACCGATTGTGGCGGCGTTGATCACCGGCATCAGAACACGTTTTGGTTGACCGCCATCAAAACCTGCAGCTATTACGGTGACTCTGACCTCATCACCCAACGCATCATCAATAACTGTTCCATAAATAATGTTTGCATCTGGGTGAGCAGATTTTGCAACCAACTCTGCAGCTTCAGAGATCTCAAACAAACCAAGATCAGAGCCACCAGCGATGGATAGCAAAACGCCATGCGCGCCATCGATTGATGCTTCAAGCAGTGGACTTGAGATTGCAAGCTCAGCTGCACGTATTGATCGTGCTTCACCTCGAGCTGATCCAATTCCCATCAAAGCAGAACCTGCTCCAGCCATTACGCTTTTGACATCGGCAAAATCTAAATTGATTAAGCCTGGAGTAGTAATTAAATCTGTAATTCCTTGAACACCAGATAGTAAAACTTGATCAGCAGTTCTAAATGCCTCAAGTGCACTAATTGAACGATCAGATATTGCAAGTAGTCGATCATTAGGAATCACAATTAATGTATCAACCTCTGTTCTTAAATTTTCAATACCTTCATCCGCTTGCGCAGTTCTACGCTTTCCTTCAAATGTAAATGGCTTGGTAACTACGCCAACTGTAAGTGCACCAAGATCTTTAGCAACTTTGGCAACTATCGGTGCACCACCGGTACCAGTTCCGCCACCTTCACCGGCAGTAATGAACACCATGTCTGCGCCGCGAAGTACCTCTTCGATTTCATCAATGTGATCAAGTGCTGCCTGTCGACCAATCTCTGGCGCAGCCCCTGCACCCAATCCTCTAGTTAATTTTCTACCAATATCTAATTTCACATCAGCATCAGACATTAACAATGCCTGCGCATCTGTATTAATCGCAATGAACTCAACGCCTTTTAATCCGACATCAATCATTCTGTTAACAGCATTAACTCCGCCACCGCCAATACCAACAACTTTAATTACAGCTAAATAATTTTGCGGTGTTGCCACTTTGCGCCCCATCCCTAGCCCTAAATCTCAAGTCGAGAGTTAAGGTTATCCCTATCCGATTGAGTAAAAGTAGGCACTACTGCGCGTTCAATCAACAACCGACACGAAGTATTGGGCTTTAAATAATTTAGTTAATTTTCAAAAAATTTAAAGATTTCAGATCAGATTATTTGCCATAAAACTAGGTGAAAAATGCGGGGTTATTTGACCACTGGTGCAGAGGGTTGAGATAGATCAACCTGTCTAACCTCATTATTTTCCGGCAACTTCAGCAGTGCAATCAGAATTGAGGACTTTTGTTCTAACTGTTGCACACCTCCCCAATTGATCTCAACTGGGAGCTGATTTATCCGGGTTTGCATCAAAATATCACCGCTTTTTGTGACCGAGATTTGCCTCAGATCTTGGATTAAATACTGCAGATCTTCCGGTAATTGCTGAAGTAGTTTTACTACCCCAGAAAGATCAGCCTTACTATCGCCAGCGGTGGAAACTATTGGCAGCATATCTTGACCCTGGAGCTGTCTACTTGAAGTTGGTTTGAAAATGACTCCACTAATATCAAAATTGACCATACTGTTTTCTGGAGTTAAAGCTTTAGCAACGGCAACTCTTTCCGTTACTGCGATGGAGATTTGTTTGCTGATCCAATTTCTTGAAACTTCAGCTGTTGACAACCAATCTAACTTACTCAATGACCTTTCAATTGCTCTTGGATCTACTCTTGCTAACTTTTGCCCTACCTGTGGCAATACTTCGTCATTTTCAAATTGAGCAAGAATTGCTGGTTGCGCAGTGGTACCAATTATTTCAACACTCTTCACTGTTAATACCGAGGACCAGCCAAGTAGATAGGCCATCGCTGCAAAAGCCGCAATCGTGGTTGTGGTTATTGCCAGTCGTTTTATTCGCTTTTTAACTTTATCAGCCATGTATTGATTTAGCGGTTAGAAAGTGCTTGCAGAATCGGTTCGCCAAGGGAGCTAACATCTCCTGCCCCAAGGGTAATTATCACATCACCACTTTTTGCCATTGCTGCCACCTCATTAACCACCGCCAGCATGGATGGCTCAAATTTCACTTCAGTAGCTGACATGTTTTTAGCAATTAAAAGTGATGAGACTCCCGATATGGGTTTCTCACTTGCTGCATAAACTTCGAGCAAAAAAGTAAAGTCAGCTATTTTTAGAGCGGTAGCAAAGGCGGGGGCAAAAGCAGCAGTTCTGGAGTAGCGATGGGGTTGAAAAACGACTATGACCCTCCCGCTTTGCGCTAAATTTTTTGCCGCAATCAATGTAACAGTCAACTCAGTTGGATGATGACCGTAATCATCAATTACCTTAACGCCAGCAACCTCGCCTTTTAATTCAAACCGACGCCTAGTTCCAGTAAAGCTTTTGAGACCTAATATCAATTTATCCTCAGCCGCACCCACCTCAGTGGCTGCTGCAAAAGCTGCTAATGAATTGAGCAAATTATGCTCCCCAGGAAGTGAAAGTTGGAGCTCGCCAAGTTTTTTACCAGTGCTTGAGATTGAAGCGATCGAGGTAGTTGGCGCCAATGCAATTTTGCTCATTCTAAAATCATTGCTTTCATCTTTGCCATATAGCAGGATTTTTAAATCAGGCCTGTTGATTCGCTTTAATAAGGTTTTTACGCCAGGGTCATCGCCACAGGCGACCAAAAAACCATTCTTTTTAATCGAGGAAACAAAATGCTCAAAAACCTCGAATACCGCTGCTTCATCTGCAAAGTGATCCACATGATCCAATTCAATATTGGTAATAATGGCGCCAGTTGGTTGATACGCCAGAAATGATCCATCTGATTCATCGGCCTCGGCTATAAATATTGAACCACTACCACTATGGGCATTGGTGCCTGCGGTGTTAATTGTTCCGCCGATTGCAAAGGATGGATCAAGCCCAGCTGATTGCAAAGCGACAGTTAGCATGGCGGTGGTTGTAGTTTTTCCGTGAGTTCCAGCGACAGCAATTGAGGTGGACTCAGACATTAACCAAGCTAACGCATTAGCCCGTTGCACCACCTGAATACTTCTTGCTTTTGCTGCAAGTAACTCCGGGTTGGTCTCCGCAATTGCCGAAGAAATAATCACTAACTCAGCTCCTCCTAGATTTTGAGCATCATGTCCAATAAATATTTCCGCTCCTAATGCCTTAAGTGAGGTGAGGAGTGAAGAATCATTTTTATCTGAGCCTGAAATGTTGAAACCTTTTGCCAACATGATTCGCGCAATTCCGCTCATCCCAGCGCCACCGATGCCGATAAAATGAATCTTTAACTTTGCTAACTCACTTAAAGTAAACCTTTGATTAGTGCTCATTTACCACTGCCAACTCTGGTAATTATTGCCTGACCAATTATCTGGCTAGCAGAAAATTCTCCACGCACACTTGGCTGGTAATTGCTTGCCTTATGCCAGATT encodes:
- a CDS encoding TraR/DksA family transcriptional regulator, translating into MAAATENAWNATELRSIKSELAKDLIRLQKELEIAEAEMEDLVEAAGVGAGDDQADAGAKTFEREHEMSLVYNARDMVQQTERALDRIENKTYGKCEECGNFIGKARLQVFPRATLCMVCKQKEERR
- a CDS encoding RluA family pseudouridine synthase, translated to MSEREVKNLSIPEGLNQERVDAALSRLLGLSRNVIVGLIDAGEVSKSGKVVGKSDRVIAGDQLEILLPAVKGEAKLTATPIDGLKVVFDDEYLIVINKPVGIAAHPSPGWKGATVVGAIFAAGYQLATSGAAERQGVVHRLDVGTSGLMVVAKNEIAYAHLKDQFRQRTVSKVYHALVQGHMDPTVGTIDAPIDRHPREDYRFAVVANGKPSITHYKTLEVFPAVTSLEIELETGRTHQIRVHFSALHHPLVGDLTYGADPALATRLGISRPWLHAKELGFTHPASGERLSFTADYPEDLTRSLQILSDISR
- the dnaE gene encoding DNA polymerase III subunit alpha; this encodes MSNSPENLKDSENFVHLHVHTEYSMLDGAAKISELVTEVARQKMPAIAMTDHGNVFGAFEFHKTAKAAGVKPIIGIEAYVAPESRFDKRRVKWAEGGEDDVSAGGAYTHMTLLAENNQGLSNLFKLSSLASLEGFYYKPRVDKELLAKYSNGIIATTGCPGGEIQTRLRMGAYQEAVNAAAGMREIFGANNFYLELMDHGIDIEKRVFADLIKLGKELNLPLLATNDLHYTHHKDAAAHEVLLCIQSGATIADPKRFKFENSEFYLKSAAQMRQLFKDYPQACDNTLLIAERCETTMREGENLLPRFSVPAGESEDSWLRKLANQGLSDRMNGQIPDEYLQRLNFELDVMIKMGFPGYFLVVADLCKHAREVGIRVGPGRGSAAGSLVSYSLGVTGLDPIKFGLLFERFLNPERISMPDIDLDFDERRRSEMIQYATTKYGDDRVAQIITYGTIKSKQAIKDSTRVLGYPYALGEKLTKTLPPSIMGKDISLTGIFNMDNDRYGEASEFRNLYESDLDSKKIVDTALGIEGLKRQWGVHAAGVILSKEPLLDVIPIHRREADGAIITQFDMGACEATGLLKMDFLGLRNLSVLDDCLINIEKNLGKKVVLEELELKDKKTFELLSRGDTLGVFQLDSAPIRSLLRSMAPDSFEDIAAVIALYRPGPMGEDSHNKYADYKNGRKTPAGIHAELDKPLNEILKDTYGLIVYQEQVLAIAQKVAGFTLGRADLLRKAMGKKDKKILDKEKVHFEAGMKSNKFSDDAIEKLWQTLIPFSDYAFNRAHSAGYGLLSFWTAYLKANYPAEYMAALLTSVRDDKDKSALYLNECRRMGIKVLPPDVNESDSEYTPRGVDIRFGLTAIRNVGENVVASIIANRNQKGRYQSFGDFLAKVDSHVCNKKTIESLIKAGAFDTLGHTRRGLMMVFLEALDAVSEAKRAESIGQFDLFGSTNATSTVSGVALDIPDSEWEKMMLLGYEREMLGLYVSDHPLLGVEHVLRSVSDFSISQISEVGHDQIITISGLISQIQRKVSKQGNPWAIVTVEDLDGAIDVLFFSNAYSTHGVNLVEDRIVAIRGRVDKREEQPRISALDLSLPDLKLIPTGPLVISMEVSRCTPPVIERMNEILKSHPGAREVHLRLIDGEKKTVMKLDENLKVTASPSLSADLKTVLGPDCLLV
- a CDS encoding signal peptidase II, which encodes MVFASDYLTKTLAIEYLSDEPRKVIGSLLQFKLTFNSGAAFSLATSGTIFLSTFSIIVAAAIFYYGRKVTSTGWAIALGLALGGIFGNLSDRIFRPPGGLQGEVVDWIQIPNWPIFNIADMSVVSAAILIIWLSWKNIKFSNKGDDR